The Methanosarcina barkeri MS DNA window GCGGATAATAGAAAAGTAGTGTTTACTATTTATAAAGGACTTTGACTTTTCTACAATTAGTGTGATGACTACCTTTGACCCGACAAGAAAGATATAAAACCCTAATATAAACAGAACTGTAGCTGAAACATGAGTGTTCAGGCTCCTATAAATTATCGGTCCACCTATGGAAAACCAGAAAACGTATGGATGCGGGTTTCCAAAATTTACAATAACTCCTTTTTTAAGGGCATCCTCTTTTTCTACATTTAATTCAAGACTGTCTTTTTTGATTTTCAGTAATTCGATTCCTGAATATATGAGATATGAAGCCCCAAAAAACGCAATGATTCCGATAATAAAGTCATAACTTTTCAGATGCGACAGCACATACAATACGGATAAAACAATTGGCAGGTCCGTAATTAGAGGCGACACTGCAACCTTTATTCCTTCCCACTTGCCGTACTGTAGAGTTTCAGAAATGGTCACAGCAAGCAGTGGACCTGGGGATGTTCCTGCAGCAAGGCCGAGAAACGAACCCAGGGCTAAAAATTCAATAAGATCCAGCACCTTTAATGCCTCATTTTTTATATCAATCCAAGGAAATGTCAGTCCAGGAAATCTGCCTTAAATCTCGAGCAGCCATTAATTCCCAACTCAGTTAGTCAGATGCCTGATTTAAAGCTATAATAATTTTAAGGTATATAATAGTACAACACTGATACATAATAATCATTGACACTCATTAATTATCTCAAAAATACCTTAATTTATATCATTAATACTCATTAGTGATCTCTAAAATACCTTAATTCATACTGAATTTTGGGCCTTGAATCTTTAAATTCTTAAAAAAAGGAGGTTTTTATGCCTCTATTTTTGAAAACAAAAATGCTCCGACCATGCAGACAAGAGCCGAGAGCAAACCTATTATTGCCAGGTCATTATAGATACCAAACACGTTCATTCCGGCAATGGCTCCTCTTAAGCCGTCTACCCCATAGGTAAGGGGATCGATCCTGCTTATGAAATAGATCGCTGGCGGCAGGTTTTCGAGGGGGAAGAGGGCGCCGGACAGGAAGAAGATAGGCATAATCAGGAAGTTCATGATTAACTGGAAACCCTGCATATCTTTCATTTTTGAGGCTATGGCAAGGCCCAGACCTGTAAAGAAGATAGCTATTAAGGACATGAAGACCAGCCCGACGGCAAGGCTTGCAAGACCTGGAACTCTAAACCCAAGTAGATAGGTCAAGCCCAGCACGATCAAACCCTGGATCATGGCTATGGTTGCGCCTCCAAGGGTTTTTCCGATCATAATTTCTGTCCTTGAGATCGGAGCTACCATGGTCTCTTTGAGAAAGCCGAATTGTCTGTCCCAGATAACCTCAAGCCCCGAAAAGATAGCAGTAAACAGAATAGACATTGAGACGATTCCTGGTGCAAGAAAATCCAGGTAGTTTGCTCCTCCACTTGCCCTGGAATACATTGGGCCGAACCCGAACCCAAATGTAATCAGAAAGAGTAGAGGCTGTCCGAGAGAACCCAGCAGTCTGGACTTTGAGCGCCAGTAGTGTTTTAGCTGCCTGAGCCATAGGATATAAATTACCTCGATCAATGCCTGGCCCTCCTTCTCATACCCCTTATAGCTCGTACTCTGTGCCCAGACTCGCTATCATCTCTGATGTCCCGGCCTGTTAATTTCAGAAAAGCCTCTTCTAAGGATTCGGTTTCTGTCCGTTTCTTTATTTCTTCAACAGTGCCGGATTCTATAATTTTTCCGTGATCAATGATTGCAATCTGGTCTGCAACTGCTTCGGCTTCTTCCATGTAATGCGTGGTCAGAAAAATTGTCATCTTTCTTTCTTTGTTCAACTTTTTGATATGGTCCCATATAGAATTTCGAGTCTGGGGATCAAGGCCTACAGTGGGCTCGTCAAGGAAAAGGATTTTAGGGTAGTGAACAAGCGACCTTGCAATCTCAAGCCTGCGCTTCATGCCGCCTGAATAGTTTTTCACATAATCTTCCCGCCTGTTCCAGAGCCCGACAATTTCAAGGGCTTTTCGGATTCTTTCGTCCCTTTCTTTTTTAGGTACCTTATAGATGACTGCATGGTAAACAATATTCTCGTAAGCAGTCAGTTCTTCATCAAGGCTGGAGTCCTGAAAAACTATCCCGAAAGATGCACGGGCTTTGTCCTGCTCTTTAAGCGCATTGAAACCATTAATGCTTATTTTTCCTGATGTGGGTTTCAAAACAGTTGTGAGCATTTTGATAGTTGTGGACTTACCTGCCCCGTTTGGCCCGAGAAAAGCAAAGATCGAACCGGTTTCAACATTGAAACTGATATCTTTTACAGCCGTAAAGTCATCAAATTTCTTTGTAAGAGATTGGACTGAGAGTATGTTTTGCATGGGCGAACCTGAAATGTTTTTTTTAATAAGGAAAGGCTAAATAACAGAATTTTTTCTGCAATATTTTTCTGCAATATTTTTCTGTAATATTTTTTTATAATATTTCTATGTAATCTTTTTTATAATATATCTTCTGTAAGATCTCTGAGGGCGAATCTCTTCAGTTAAATTTTTTATGTTAAAAATATATTATCTCAATCTCTGCGAGTTCTGGGAGAATTCTACGGAAATTCAACAGAAATAAAGTATTTTTAGAGAAGTTATCTATAATCATTCTCATATAATTATTTTATTTTTCAGAGATGAATGCAACATACAAGTCCTATTACTGAGTCTATCCCAAAAGCCACTTTACTCTTAATCATTGGGAATTCTCAGAATTATTTTCATGATCATAAGATTGATTGATTGATTGATTGATTGATTATTCAAAATACAAGGTATAAGAAGCAAATTTCAAGTTTTGGGATGAACTCACTAATTATGAATTGTATTATACTCAATTATAATTTATATCTTACTTATTATATATAACACAACTTATAATTCTATTGTACAACGCTTATAAATTCCATTATATAGCTTTATAAATACTATTGTGTAAATCTTATCATTCTTTATATAGGTTCTTATATGAGCCGATTCCAAATGCAGACCTAATTGGAAGTGATGAGACTAGAACGTCAGACTCTTTAAGAATAATTAGTAGCAGTCGTAGGAATTAGTAGCAGTCGTGTCAGAACAGATAACTAGAATCGAGAATGTTTCTTCCGGCTTGGCTTGGGACCAATTGCCGTTAGATAGCGACTCATAATACTCGATATCGCTGTCAACGGTGCCTATGAGAATGTGATCGAGTTGGCTCCTGGAAGGCAGAAATCTGGTAGTACGATCGATGGGCCTGAAGTGCGAAAAGCGATAACTGACTGATACTATGGATGGTGACAAAGATGCTTTTGAATGATACTTTTGAACTACATAGGAAAAAATACCACTTCTGAGAGCTAGCATAATGCTCAAAACCAGAGTCAACTAGCGTATCGATGTAAAAACAGCCAGAGGTACCTTAATGGGTTTTCGAAATAGAGTGAGTTTGCGTGATTCAATGAGGGGAATCGTTGAAGAACCCCTACTTCAACTGGTTCCGAAACGTTTTGATTATATAGGGAATGTGGCCGTAATTTCGATTCCTCCGGAACTTGCGGCTTATAAAGAAGCTATTGCTTCAAAGCTATTTTCCATGCGGGGCAATACGCGGGCTGTGCTTAATAAGGTGAGCAAACTCGGAGGAGAGCACAGGGTTGCGGATTTTGAGCTTCTGCTTGGGGAAACGACTGAGACCATTCACAGAGAAAACGGCTATACCTACAAGCTGGATGTCAAAAAAGTCTTTTTTAATCCCCGGCTGTACTCTGAGAGAAGGCGGGTAACCTCAAATATTAAGTCGGGAGAAATTATCATAATTCCTTTTGCCGGAGTGGGCCCTTTTGTACTTCCTGCTGCAGGAAAAGGGGCAAAGGTTTATGCTCTCGAAATAAATCCCGACGCCTGTGCCTGGCTGAGGGAAAATATCAGGATTAACAGGTTTGAAGGGCAAGTAATCGTAATTCAGGATGATTTTGAGAATCTTTTTCGGACTGGGGAGATTTTCCAGATACTTGATTCAAAAACCCATAAAGAATCCCAAAATGGCGAAAGTGGTGGAAATTGCAAAAAAGTAATACCTGGCGAAAAAATCGAAAACGGTGAAAAAGCCGGAAATAAGGATTTTTCTGGCCTGCCCGCCTGTTCAGGTCCAGGCAAAGGAACGAATAAAGAGCTTCAGGTTCAGGGCAGCGGGTTTGATAGAGCCATAGTGCCTACACCATATGGAATGGATCATTTTCTTGTTGAAATCACAAAACTTGTTCGGAAGGAAGGGCATATTCACTTCTACACTTTCAAAGCCGAATCTCAGATTCCTGGGCTGATCAATGAATATGAAAAAATGGGACTTGAAGTGGAGCTGTACAGGCGGACAGGAAATGTTGCTCCAGGCATCAGCAGGTGGGTTTTTGACCTTATTAAAAAATAGGTATGAAATAAGAAAGTGTAGAGACTTTGAGTTATAAACAAGTAAAGATTTTAATTTCTCATCTGGTAGATCTTTTCAGTCCTTATCTGGTAGATCTTTTGAGTATTCATTGGGTAGATCTTTTCAGTCCTCAAACCCGATATGTTTAAGGAAATGATGATAATTTTCAGGCGGCAGCCGCGAATAAAAGGCCCTGGTTACAACTTCGTTCAGGGACGGGTGAATATCCATACCCCGCATTATTGGTTCAGGACTTCTTAACTCCGTATACATGAGAGGAATTATCTGATGGATCAGGACTGAAGCATGCGGGCCTATTATGTGGGCTCCCAGGATTTTTTCTTCCTCCGAATCCAGAATCACTTTTACGAAATAATCTCTGATTCCCATAGCCGATCCTTTTGCAGTATCTTCAAAAAACTTGAGGCCTATGAGGATTCTTTCCTCTCCATACTTTTCTACGGCTTCTTGCTCTCTCATGCCTACTCCGGCAATTTCAGGATAGGAAAATACTGCGTGGGGTACGGCATGATAGTCTGCCTTTACTTTTTCTTTCAGGATTGCATTAAGGTAAACTATTCCGGACTCATAGTTTGCTACATGCTTTAGCAGGTATTTTCCGTTTGCGTCTCCAAACGCCCAGATATTCGGTTGTGAGGTCTCAAGAAACTCATTCACCAGAATCCAGCCCTTGGTATCTGTTTTGATCCCGGCTTTTTCGGGATGGAGAATATCGGTATTCGGGGCTCTTCCTGTTGCCACAAGGATTTCGTCTACAGTGACTTTTACCTCCTTTCCAGAATTTCTATCCCTTGCAACAACCGTTTTCTGCCCGTTGTCTTCTTTTCGAACCTCTATAGCTTCGTGGTTTGTAATTATCTGCATGTACTCCGACATCTTCATACTTGCAAGTCTGGATATCTCGGGTTCCTCCTGTGGAAGAAACTGGGAATTTCTTCCGATCACTGTGACACTGGCTCCCATAGCGGAAAAAAAATGCCCATATTCGGCTGCAATGAAACTCCCTCCTAAGATGGCGAGCTTTTTTGGGCATTCCGTGAGCTTAAGCACAGTATCACTTGTAAGGTATCCTGCTTCTTCGAGGCCTTTAATGGGAGGAATTGAAGGTTTTGAGCCGGTACAGAGAAAGATCATTTCAGAGTGAAGGGTTTTTTCACCTACTTTCAGGGTGTAAGGTGAGATAAACTCTGCACTTTCTTGATAGTAATCAAGATACGGGTCATCGGTCAAACTCTTCCTTATTGCCTCGATATCTTCTCCGATTTTCCTGCGCATTCTTTCCATAATGGCAAGGAAATCTATGTCTTTTATTTCAAGCTTAATTCCAAAAATAGATGCAGTTTCAATTTCCCGGATTAGTTCGGCAGGATAAAGCAGGATTTTTGAAGGAATACACCCTCTGGTAAGGCAGATCCCGCCTGGTTCATCTTTGTCGATAACGGCAACTCTCATTTTCGGGTTTGAATCAAAAATAGGATTTATGTAGTTCATTGCAGAACCCGTACCTATTATAATAATGTCGTAGTTTTCCATACTTATCCCTCACCACACATATAACACGCAGCTTTGCCAGATATAATATACTATTTATTTACGGTTATATTTATGGACCATAGTTTTGAATAATTTATGGACCATAGTTTTGAATAATTTATGGACCATAGTTTTGAATAATTTATGGACCATAGTTTTGAATAATTTATGGGAAGCACGTAAAGGTAGTGCGTCAATTTTTCCTTAAAATCATAAATCTCAACAAACTATTGGGTAGAAAATTCTATATCGGTAGATCAATTTTCTTCATAGTACGCAAAAACTTGACTTCAAATTTACAGCAAATTTGAGACACTGCCGAGAAGATTAAGTTTGAGAAATCCTGAATAATAAAATGTGAGGCAAAAGTTATTTTATTCATTGGATAATCTCTATAGGACTTAAAATATTTGCGTAAATTTATCTCGATTACAATTGCTAAAACAGATATTTTTAAATTTTAATACATATTTTTAAATCATCTCTAAAAGAAAAACAACTACTTATTTATAAAGATAAGCTTATCCTATGTATCTTTCAATAATGAATAAAAACAAAAGATGTCTTATAATGAACAGAGCTGCCCGATTCACTAAAAACGGGGATTTCTGCCAGGGAATTCCTGTAATGCATATCCTGTATCTCCTGCTCATTCTTATAGCTCCTTTTGCAGGGGTGAATCTTCTTTTTATCTTCTCTGTCGTCCTTTTCCTGGGAATACGGTTTTCTGGGAAAACCATTTTATGTGACAGAGATGCTACCAGCCTTATTTTTTCTCTGGCTCTCATGCTCTTTGTTTCCGTGATTTCTGGGAGCTATTCTTATACATATCCTTTCTACATAGTGCTCGCCGCATTTGCGATTGCGGCAGTCGGAAACCATAAAACCTCTTTTTCGGAAACAGATTCTGTACCTGATTCTAATTTAAGGCGGAGGACAATCAAAAAGAGGAGTTTTTCAATACTCTGGAGTTCGGCTTTCCTAGCACTTCGGATTGCTGCTGCATTCTTTGCCGCAAGCTGGATTGTCTACTGGCAGAAACTGCCGGTTTCATATAACCTGATATTCTTCATAGCTGTTATCGGGGCGGTTACCGGTTCTCTTTTCGAGTCAATCCCCTCCAAAATAGACAAGAATATTTCTGTGCCGCTGGGTGCAGGCATGACAATGTGGATTTTTGAAGATTTCAGGTACTGGGTGTCTCCTGAAAAAATGGTCGTAGCACTTGTATTCTCGTTTATCCTGGGTGTGCTGGCTTACAGAGCTAAGATTGCAGATGTCTCTGCCCTTCTGAGTGCTGCCCTTCTGGGATTCCTGATAATTGTCTTCAGTGGACTTTCCTGGTACCTGCTTCTGCTCACGTTTTTTATTCTTGGAGGCGGGTTTACAAAGTATAAATATGCATACAAAGAATCCATCGGGATTGCGCAGGCTAAGGACGGCATCCGGAGTTACGAAAATGTATTTTCAAACAGTACAGCAGCCCTTGCCCTTGCAGTAGCATATGGGGTTTTCCCGGAGCACAGTCTTCCGATCATCTATGCCTATATGGGTACGGTTGCAACAGCTACCGGAGATACTCTGGCAAGTGAAATAGGGACAACAGCAAAAGGAAGGCCAAGAATGATAACAACCCTCAAACTCTCGGAACCCGGGGTTGACGGAGCCGTATCATTGCTTGGTGAACTTGCTGCAATCTTCGGTTCTGCAGTGATAGGAGTCCTTGCATATTTACTGGGAATCTCGGATAATTTTATATTAACAGTCCTTATTACAACCGCAGGAGGGTTTTTCGGGACAAATATAGACAGCTTCCTTGGAGCTACACTTCAGAAAAGGGGAGTTCTTTCAAATAGTGGAGTCAATTTAGTGGCGACCTTTGCAGGAGCAGGGATCTCCGCTGTTTTGTATTTCCTTATAGCTTGAACCAGATAGGAACAATATTATTAATTTCTATTTCCTTATTCCTTTTCTGAGACTCTCAGATTATTTATACTGGTCTTTCATTTTTTTCATTTTTTCACAACTTTCTCCAGGCTTCAAAAATTTTTTCAGTCTTCTTATACCTTTTTTCAGTCTTCTTATACCTTTTTTCCGGCTTCTTCACCGATCTCATGATGTTTCCACTTTTTCTCATGATCTCTCTACTTTTTCTCATGATCTTCCTACTTTTTCCCAGAATCTTTCTAGATTTTCTCAGGTTGTTCACTGCCGAAAAGAAGTATCCATTTATATTTGCATTGCATATTCTTAAGGAAACAGGGTTACTGAACCATTCCACTTTTTATTTCTTCGACTCTTAGTTTTCAAGCTTACAGGAGGTAAACAGATGACAGAAACCGAGTATAAAGATAAGAAAATCCTGCTTGTAATCGCCCAGGAGCAATTCAGGGACGAGGAATGTTTTGTTCCGAAACAGCTTTTTGAGGCTGCAGGAGTAAAAGTTACCATTGCAGCCGAATCTAAGAAAACGTCTAAAGGGATGCTCGGAGGAACAATCAAGCCTGATATCGCGATCTCAGACGCCAGAATTGACGACTATGATGCAATAGTAATCTCAGGGGGCTCAGGCTCTAAAAAGTACCTGTGGGATAACAGAGCTCTGCAGGCACTCGTAAAAGAAGCTGATGACCTAAAAAAGGTGCTCTCCGCGATCTGCATTTCTCCTGTAGTACTGGCAAGAACAGGCATCTTGAAGGACAAAGAGAGCACAGTCTTCAAAAGTCCGGATACTGTACGTGAACTTAAGGAACATGGTGCTATCTATCTGGACAGGGAAGTAGTGGTTTCGGGTCGTGTGGTCACAGGGCGAGATCCTGCAAGTGCTGATGCGTTTGGAAAAGCCGTACTTGAGGCCCTGAAAAAAGCTTAATTTTCATCAAGGATTCTGAAATGCAGATCTCCTTTACCGAAAAGTTGTCTGAGAATTAGATTTCTCAGGTTACCGGGTGTGCTTATTATGACAGCGGAACTTGAAGCCATACTGGCTTATCACCAGGCAAGTAAACACAACTTCAAAGCTTATGCTCCGGGTCCTCATCGCCTGGATCTGCCTCTCAAGCCAGATCCCTTCCTTAACTATCATGGAACTCGACTTTTTAATCTGGAGATCCGGAGCGATGAGCATATAATAGCTGAGACTTTTCCTGCCTATGAACAGGCTTTCTCACCGGAAAAACTCAAGCCGTATGAAATGAGTGTGAAATCGATTTCCAGGCTTTTTTTTGACAGTTTCGCCATTTCTGCCTGGAAGAAAGCAGAAGGTATAAAATGGCCTCTTCGCGTTAATCCTTCAAGTGGAAACCTTCATCCTACCGAGGTTTACCTTCTTTCCGGTCCTGTGAAGGGGCTTCTGAAAACCCCGTCTGTCTGCCATTATGCTCCTTTTCCTCATGCTCTTGAACTCAGAGCGGAACTTTCGTCAAAGACCTGGGAGCTATTAAGTTCGGGCTTTCCTGAAGGCACTTTTTTCGTGGGGCTGAGTTCAATTTTCTGGCGGGTTTCCTGGAAATATGGGCTCAGAGCCTTTCGATATGCACAGCATGATATTGGGCATGCAATCGCTGCTCTGACCTTTGCTGCTGCCGGGCTCGGCTGGAAAACAAGTCTTCTTGCAGACATGGGTTCGGACGAGATTGCAGTGCTTCTTGGCATTTCCGGAGAGAAAGGTCCTGAAAAACAGGAGCCTGCCTGTCTGCTTGCGGTCTATCCGGCAGGAAAGACCTGTACAAAAGGCAGGATTTCTTCCGGAGCGATTCCTGCTTTTAAAAATCTTTCCTGGAAAGGCGTTCCTAACAGTTTAAGCCCAGGGCATGTTGAATGGGTAGGTCTCGAAAAAGCGGCCTCGGCAGCTTATAAGAAGGAAACCGATTACCTTGAAAATAAAGAAGAAGTAAAAGAAGAATCAAAAGAAGAAGTAAAAGAAGAATCAAAAGAAGAATCAAATGAAGAATCAAATGAAGAATCAAATGAAGAATCAAATGAAGAATCAAATGAAGGACCAAAATCCTATTTGCAGACTGCTTCATCACTAAAAACCAGCAGCTTCGGGAACCTGTCCGAGCTTGATACAGTTCCTCTGCGCAGAGTTATCCGGGGAAGGAGAAGTGCTATTGAGATGAATAACAGCGCATACCTAGAAAAAGAAACTTTCTATGCGATGCTGCAAAGAACCCTTCCGCAAAACAATCCGATTTTCAATTCGCTTGCGTTTGGTTCCTTTACTCACCTGCTCATTTTCGTGAACCGCGTAAAGGACCTACTTCCGGGACTTTATATTTTCCTTCGCAAACCCGAAGAAAAAGAGAGGTTTAAAGCTGCGATCAGGTCGGACTTTTTATGGGAAAAACCGAAAAATTGCCCATCAGATCTTGAGTTTTATCTGTTGATGGAAGAAACTCTGGATTTTTTTGCAGCCCAGCTTTCCTGTACACAGAGAAAAGCTGCCGATGCCTGTTTTACTGCCTGCATGCTTTCGGAGTTCGAAGGTCCTCTGAGCAGGTTCGGAGCCTGGATATATCCGTACCTTTTCTGGGAATGCGGAATTCTTGGGCAGCTTCTTTATCTTGAAGCCGAAGCATATGGCCTCAGGGGCTGTGGGATCGGGTGTTTCTTTGATGATCCTTTGCATGAAGCTATAGGGCTCAAAGGGCTTGAGTTCCAGGACCTCTACCATTTCGCTGTTGGCTATCCACTTCCGGAGATAGGTGTTAGAACTCTTCCTGCATACAAAGATTGATTTTTTATTTTTCCTCTTATCCTATCAAATGCCACAGCACTATTTATGTTATTCTTGAATCTCTTTCCATTATCCATATGACATAGTTACGGCAAACGATAATCGAAAATTATTCAGGTATTTTTAACAATCTCCTGAATATTGTCCAGCATCCTGAATATCAATAACTTTGACTCTGCTAAAAATGAATCTTTATCCAGCATTTCTTCCTCATTCTGGATATATGTTCCTTCAATCAGTTCATCCCTGCAGTTTTCAATAACGTTTCTGATTGTTCTGTTGCTCATTTCCAGATGGAACTGGAGTCCAATTACCCTGTTTTTGTAGATAAAACCCTGATTTTTGCAAGCTCCACTTTCAAAGAGTCTTATTGCTCCTTCAGGCAGGCCGAAGGTGTCTCCATGCCAATGAAAAGCGATAAATTCTTCAGGAATGCCTTTTAGCAGAGGGTTTTTAGACTCCTGCTTGATCTTGAATACCGGAAACCATCCGATTTCCTTATCATTGTTCTTAAATACCTCGGCTTTTAGGGCATCAGCAATAAGCTGAGCGCCAAGGCAAATTCCAAGTACTGCTTTTCCTGCAGAAATAGCTTCTTTGAGAAATGTTTTTTCTTTTCTTAGCCAGGGATATTTTTCATACTCATAGATATTCATCGGTCCACCCATGACTATGAGAAGATCGAACCTATCTAGACTGGGAAAGTTCTGATTTTCATATAAACGTGTTATTGATAAAGAGTGATTTCTTTTTTCTATCCATTCAACAATAGTTCCCAATGTTTCAAACTCAACGTGCTGGATACAGTATATTTTCATGCTTAAACCTTTATTTAAAATATTTAAATTGATATTCGACTTTTAATAGGTAGCGTATCATTTTAATAGATAGCGTACCAAAAGTTCCGTA harbors:
- a CDS encoding LysE family translocator → MLDLIEFLALGSFLGLAAGTSPGPLLAVTISETLQYGKWEGIKVAVSPLITDLPIVLSVLYVLSHLKSYDFIIGIIAFFGASYLIYSGIELLKIKKDSLELNVEKEDALKKGVIVNFGNPHPYVFWFSIGGPIIYRSLNTHVSATVLFILGFYIFLVGSKVVITLIVEKSKSFINSKHYFSIIRVLGIAQIIFGLTFIKMGLSSLNII
- a CDS encoding ABC transporter permease, producing the protein MIEVIYILWLRQLKHYWRSKSRLLGSLGQPLLFLITFGFGFGPMYSRASGGANYLDFLAPGIVSMSILFTAIFSGLEVIWDRQFGFLKETMVAPISRTEIMIGKTLGGATIAMIQGLIVLGLTYLLGFRVPGLASLAVGLVFMSLIAIFFTGLGLAIASKMKDMQGFQLIMNFLIMPIFFLSGALFPLENLPPAIYFISRIDPLTYGVDGLRGAIAGMNVFGIYNDLAIIGLLSALVCMVGAFLFSKIEA
- a CDS encoding ABC transporter ATP-binding protein, with translation MQNILSVQSLTKKFDDFTAVKDISFNVETGSIFAFLGPNGAGKSTTIKMLTTVLKPTSGKISINGFNALKEQDKARASFGIVFQDSSLDEELTAYENIVYHAVIYKVPKKERDERIRKALEIVGLWNRREDYVKNYSGGMKRRLEIARSLVHYPKILFLDEPTVGLDPQTRNSIWDHIKKLNKERKMTIFLTTHYMEEAEAVADQIAIIDHGKIIESGTVEEIKKRTETESLEEAFLKLTGRDIRDDSESGHRVRAIRGMRRRARH
- a CDS encoding class I SAM-dependent methyltransferase, whose amino-acid sequence is MGFRNRVSLRDSMRGIVEEPLLQLVPKRFDYIGNVAVISIPPELAAYKEAIASKLFSMRGNTRAVLNKVSKLGGEHRVADFELLLGETTETIHRENGYTYKLDVKKVFFNPRLYSERRRVTSNIKSGEIIIIPFAGVGPFVLPAAGKGAKVYALEINPDACAWLRENIRINRFEGQVIVIQDDFENLFRTGEIFQILDSKTHKESQNGESGGNCKKVIPGEKIENGEKAGNKDFSGLPACSGPGKGTNKELQVQGSGFDRAIVPTPYGMDHFLVEITKLVRKEGHIHFYTFKAESQIPGLINEYEKMGLEVELYRRTGNVAPGISRWVFDLIKK
- a CDS encoding dihydrolipoyl dehydrogenase, encoding MENYDIIIIGTGSAMNYINPIFDSNPKMRVAVIDKDEPGGICLTRGCIPSKILLYPAELIREIETASIFGIKLEIKDIDFLAIMERMRRKIGEDIEAIRKSLTDDPYLDYYQESAEFISPYTLKVGEKTLHSEMIFLCTGSKPSIPPIKGLEEAGYLTSDTVLKLTECPKKLAILGGSFIAAEYGHFFSAMGASVTVIGRNSQFLPQEEPEISRLASMKMSEYMQIITNHEAIEVRKEDNGQKTVVARDRNSGKEVKVTVDEILVATGRAPNTDILHPEKAGIKTDTKGWILVNEFLETSQPNIWAFGDANGKYLLKHVANYESGIVYLNAILKEKVKADYHAVPHAVFSYPEIAGVGMREQEAVEKYGEERILIGLKFFEDTAKGSAMGIRDYFVKVILDSEEEKILGAHIIGPHASVLIHQIIPLMYTELRSPEPIMRGMDIHPSLNEVVTRAFYSRLPPENYHHFLKHIGFED
- a CDS encoding TIGR00297 family protein, encoding MNRAARFTKNGDFCQGIPVMHILYLLLILIAPFAGVNLLFIFSVVLFLGIRFSGKTILCDRDATSLIFSLALMLFVSVISGSYSYTYPFYIVLAAFAIAAVGNHKTSFSETDSVPDSNLRRRTIKKRSFSILWSSAFLALRIAAAFFAASWIVYWQKLPVSYNLIFFIAVIGAVTGSLFESIPSKIDKNISVPLGAGMTMWIFEDFRYWVSPEKMVVALVFSFILGVLAYRAKIADVSALLSAALLGFLIIVFSGLSWYLLLLTFFILGGGFTKYKYAYKESIGIAQAKDGIRSYENVFSNSTAALALAVAYGVFPEHSLPIIYAYMGTVATATGDTLASEIGTTAKGRPRMITTLKLSEPGVDGAVSLLGELAAIFGSAVIGVLAYLLGISDNFILTVLITTAGGFFGTNIDSFLGATLQKRGVLSNSGVNLVATFAGAGISAVLYFLIA
- a CDS encoding DJ-1/PfpI family protein, giving the protein MTETEYKDKKILLVIAQEQFRDEECFVPKQLFEAAGVKVTIAAESKKTSKGMLGGTIKPDIAISDARIDDYDAIVISGGSGSKKYLWDNRALQALVKEADDLKKVLSAICISPVVLARTGILKDKESTVFKSPDTVRELKEHGAIYLDREVVVSGRVVTGRDPASADAFGKAVLEALKKA
- a CDS encoding SagB/ThcOx family dehydrogenase, which gives rise to MTAELEAILAYHQASKHNFKAYAPGPHRLDLPLKPDPFLNYHGTRLFNLEIRSDEHIIAETFPAYEQAFSPEKLKPYEMSVKSISRLFFDSFAISAWKKAEGIKWPLRVNPSSGNLHPTEVYLLSGPVKGLLKTPSVCHYAPFPHALELRAELSSKTWELLSSGFPEGTFFVGLSSIFWRVSWKYGLRAFRYAQHDIGHAIAALTFAAAGLGWKTSLLADMGSDEIAVLLGISGEKGPEKQEPACLLAVYPAGKTCTKGRISSGAIPAFKNLSWKGVPNSLSPGHVEWVGLEKAASAAYKKETDYLENKEEVKEESKEEVKEESKEESNEESNEESNEESNEESNEGPKSYLQTASSLKTSSFGNLSELDTVPLRRVIRGRRSAIEMNNSAYLEKETFYAMLQRTLPQNNPIFNSLAFGSFTHLLIFVNRVKDLLPGLYIFLRKPEEKERFKAAIRSDFLWEKPKNCPSDLEFYLLMEETLDFFAAQLSCTQRKAADACFTACMLSEFEGPLSRFGAWIYPYLFWECGILGQLLYLEAEAYGLRGCGIGCFFDDPLHEAIGLKGLEFQDLYHFAVGYPLPEIGVRTLPAYKD
- a CDS encoding type 1 glutamine amidotransferase, which translates into the protein MKIYCIQHVEFETLGTIVEWIEKRNHSLSITRLYENQNFPSLDRFDLLIVMGGPMNIYEYEKYPWLRKEKTFLKEAISAGKAVLGICLGAQLIADALKAEVFKNNDKEIGWFPVFKIKQESKNPLLKGIPEEFIAFHWHGDTFGLPEGAIRLFESGACKNQGFIYKNRVIGLQFHLEMSNRTIRNVIENCRDELIEGTYIQNEEEMLDKDSFLAESKLLIFRMLDNIQEIVKNT